In a single window of the Campylobacter iguaniorum genome:
- the flgG gene encoding flagellar basal-body rod protein FlgG: MIRSLYTAATGMVAQQTQIDTTSHNIANVNTIGYKKNRAEFADLMYQTMQYAGTPTSTTTMSPTGMEVGLGVRPTAITKIFTQGNFKETSNKLDMAIAGNGFFQIQLPDGTTAYTRNGAFKLDGDGNIVNSDGYRLLPEMNIPADATDVSIGVDGTVSVLQPGNQEMTQIGQIELASFINPAGLHAMGDNNFLETAASGAPVVGNGGVDGFGQVKQNFVEMSNVQLVEEMTDLITGQRAYEANSKAITTSDDMLQIVNQLKR, from the coding sequence ATGATAAGATCACTTTATACAGCAGCCACAGGAATGGTGGCTCAACAAACCCAAATAGACACAACTTCACACAATATCGCAAACGTAAATACTATAGGTTACAAAAAAAATCGTGCTGAATTTGCAGATCTTATGTATCAAACTATGCAATACGCTGGAACTCCGACAAGTACGACAACCATGAGTCCAACAGGCATGGAAGTAGGACTTGGTGTAAGACCTACAGCTATCACCAAAATATTTACTCAAGGAAACTTCAAAGAGACTAGCAATAAGCTTGATATGGCTATAGCTGGAAATGGATTTTTTCAAATCCAACTTCCTGATGGCACGACTGCTTATACTAGGAATGGTGCTTTTAAGCTTGACGGCGATGGAAATATAGTAAATAGCGATGGCTACAGGCTGCTTCCTGAGATGAATATCCCAGCTGACGCGACTGATGTATCTATAGGTGTCGATGGGACGGTTTCTGTTTTACAACCAGGCAACCAAGAAATGACTCAAATCGGACAGATCGAGCTTGCGAGTTTTATAAATCCAGCTGGGCTTCATGCTATGGGAGATAATAATTTTCTTGAAACAGCAGCGAGTGGAGCGCCAGTAGTAGGAAATGGCGGCGTGGATGGTTTTGGTCAGGTTAAACAAAACTTTGTGGAGATGAGTAATGTCCAGCTTGTCGAGGAGATGACTGATCTTATCACTGGACAACGTGCTTATGAGGCCAACTCAAAAGCTATCACTACAAGTGATGATATGCTTCAAATCGTTAATCAGCTTAAAAGATAA
- a CDS encoding iron transporter: MKKLLSGMLALSLTSVLAAAEQPIGEPVEINGMEIAAVYLQPIDMEPKGIDLAPSLADIHLEADIHAITGNANGFGEGEWIPFLKIAYTLKNLDNGKVKKGTFMPMVASDGPHYGANIKMDTGVGNYELTYHIDNPSTQGFGRHADKATGVAKWWAPFDVKYTFKYTGAPKS, translated from the coding sequence ATGAAAAAATTACTTTCAGGAATGTTGGCTTTAAGCCTTACTTCAGTTTTGGCAGCAGCAGAGCAACCAATCGGCGAACCAGTTGAGATAAATGGAATGGAGATAGCAGCAGTTTATTTGCAACCAATCGATATGGAACCAAAAGGCATCGATCTAGCCCCAAGTCTGGCTGATATTCACCTTGAAGCTGATATTCACGCCATTACTGGCAATGCAAACGGATTTGGTGAGGGCGAGTGGATACCGTTTTTGAAGATCGCTTATACGCTAAAAAACCTTGATAATGGCAAGGTCAAAAAAGGCACATTTATGCCAATGGTAGCAAGCGATGGCCCACACTATGGTGCAAATATCAAAATGGATACTGGCGTTGGTAACTATGAGCTAACCTATCACATAGACAATCCAAGCACACAAGGCTTTGGTCGTCACGCTGATAAAGCAACAGGCGTGGCAAAATGGTGGGCACCATTTGATGTGAAATACACATTCAAATACACAGGCGCACCAAAAAGCTAA
- a CDS encoding FTR1 family iron permease, whose amino-acid sequence MKIVISFILVISMQLHLFGVDYDKEARSIEEIFVKVVELYKEGNSKEARELTQSAYFSHFENLEAGVRINLGQKKAYAMEKQFGEIRKAIKASKDEQSIQTMIDSLNAEIKEILPVIKTGAKLVAEKSDDGGLSAAGIEANNNPWSDIYNQISSNLQSVSNAYDSSDAKAIKNAMNKIKFDLYRNTQLEIAIRRYANSKMDQMIQQIMGNVISQNLNLNKESLEQSLKDIDELIQTAIIKLPKESYALAPEIKIEEKKVDFAPTVQNIKQKMSDALKLYESGNMGEAISDVGDIYFDEYEASGMENKIGAIDNPLKTATEASFSKIVSLMKSGASSDKIIAEQNELYSKLQTSLEKASEQTGGWALFIYALSIILREGFEALIIVAAVVAYLLKTDNKKHLNLVYSSVSIAVILSFVTAYAINLIFGSSLAGQSREILEGITMLVAVVLLFYVGFWLLSNAGAKKWSHYIAGHIKDSLSSGDSKALWWTVFLAVYREGAETVLFYQALIFDASSNLDFSMIGAGFMAGIIILLIAYFVIKAFSLKIPIKPFFIATSMIIFYMSIVFVGKGVMELVEGKLFVPSIIEGVPTISWLGIYPYYESLVPQGMMILALIAGIFIIKKRQLNFNKGE is encoded by the coding sequence ATGAAAATAGTTATTAGTTTTATTTTAGTTATATCTATGCAACTTCATCTTTTTGGTGTGGACTATGACAAAGAGGCTCGTAGCATAGAAGAGATCTTTGTAAAAGTAGTAGAACTATACAAAGAGGGCAATTCAAAAGAGGCAAGAGAGCTAACTCAAAGTGCGTATTTTAGCCATTTTGAAAATTTAGAAGCTGGCGTTCGTATAAATTTAGGTCAGAAAAAAGCTTACGCTATGGAAAAGCAATTTGGCGAGATAAGAAAAGCCATAAAAGCCTCAAAAGACGAGCAGAGCATTCAAACAATGATAGATAGTCTAAATGCCGAGATTAAAGAGATCTTGCCCGTCATAAAAACTGGCGCAAAACTAGTGGCTGAAAAAAGCGATGATGGTGGGCTTAGTGCTGCAGGAATTGAGGCAAATAATAATCCGTGGAGTGATATTTACAATCAAATAAGCTCAAATTTGCAAAGCGTTTCAAACGCTTATGACAGTAGCGACGCTAAGGCTATAAAAAACGCTATGAATAAAATCAAATTTGATCTATACAGAAACACTCAGCTAGAAATCGCCATAAGAAGGTATGCTAATAGCAAAATGGATCAGATGATACAACAGATTATGGGTAACGTAATAAGCCAAAATCTAAATTTAAACAAAGAGAGTTTAGAGCAATCGCTAAAAGACATAGATGAGCTAATCCAAACTGCAATAATAAAGCTTCCAAAAGAGTCTTACGCGCTTGCTCCAGAGATAAAAATAGAGGAGAAAAAGGTTGATTTCGCTCCAACAGTCCAAAACATAAAACAAAAAATGAGCGATGCTCTTAAGCTTTATGAGAGTGGAAACATGGGCGAGGCTATAAGCGATGTTGGTGATATTTATTTTGATGAGTATGAAGCTAGTGGCATGGAAAACAAAATAGGAGCGATCGATAATCCACTTAAAACCGCCACCGAAGCTAGCTTTAGCAAGATAGTTTCACTAATGAAAAGCGGAGCAAGTAGCGATAAAATCATAGCCGAGCAAAACGAGCTTTACTCAAAACTCCAAACTAGCTTAGAAAAAGCAAGCGAGCAAACAGGCGGCTGGGCGTTATTTATTTACGCTCTTAGCATTATTTTAAGAGAGGGGTTCGAAGCCCTTATCATAGTAGCTGCAGTCGTAGCGTATCTGCTAAAAACTGATAATAAAAAGCATCTAAATTTGGTCTATAGCTCAGTTAGCATAGCTGTGATTCTAAGCTTTGTGACTGCTTATGCTATAAATTTAATATTTGGCTCAAGTCTAGCAGGACAAAGCAGAGAGATTTTAGAAGGAATCACGATGCTTGTGGCTGTTGTGCTTTTATTTTACGTTGGATTTTGGCTGCTTAGCAATGCAGGAGCCAAAAAATGGAGCCATTACATAGCTGGACATATCAAAGATAGCCTAAGCAGTGGCGATAGCAAGGCACTTTGGTGGACTGTGTTTTTAGCAGTGTATAGAGAGGGAGCTGAGACTGTGTTGTTTTATCAAGCGTTAATCTTTGATGCAAGTTCAAATTTAGATTTTAGCATGATAGGAGCCGGTTTTATGGCTGGAATCATTATCTTGCTTATAGCGTATTTTGTGATAAAAGCATTTTCTTTGAAAATCCCTATAAAACCGTTTTTTATAGCAACTTCGATGATTATATTTTATATGTCTATAGTTTTTGTTGGAAAAGGAGTTATGGAGCTAGTCGAGGGCAAACTTTTTGTGCCTAGCATAATAGAGGGCGTTCCTACTATCTCATGGCTTGGAATTTATCCATATTATGAGAGTTTGGTGCCTCAAGGCATGATGATTTTAGCTTTGATAGCAGGAATATTTATAATCAAAAAACGTCAATTAAATTTTAATAAAGGAGAATAA